A DNA window from Daucus carota subsp. sativus chromosome 3, DH1 v3.0, whole genome shotgun sequence contains the following coding sequences:
- the LOC108210964 gene encoding uncharacterized protein LOC108210964 translates to MEFWQRARSFAEDAAKRSQELTLQAARRSQEFTAEAARRSQEEFSIGSSKLSDIVSEATKRSKEIASEVKVEAIKRADQIKSQIPTASVLSQLVDPAVKVDKVEHQEDLETFGVTEELREFVKDITINTFKDFPIQDDSEVSDIPTVSNIRQDLTKWQEVHAKLVLSTVKEISKLRYELCPRVMKERMFWRIYFILVNNHVAPYEKRYNEDAKRISAEKVKDDIKISEVGTVPKPESGEAIQKSKSVSSAATEQDLDVFLLGDHGDSDDGQDDKDDGYDDDDFDKL, encoded by the exons ATGGAGTTTTGGCAACGAGCTCGAAGCTTTGCCGAAGACGCCGCGAAGCGCTCGCAGGAGCTTACGCTCCAAGCGGCGCGACGATCTCAGGAGTTCACCGCCGAAGCAGCTCGCCGATCGCAAGAGGAATTCTCAATCGGATCTTCCAAACTCTCCGACATTGTCTCCGAAGCTACCAAGCGATCCAAAGAGATCGCTTCTGAAGTTAAAGTTGAGGCCATCAAACGAGCGGATCAGATTAAGTCGCAGATTCCCACGGCGTCTGTGCTTTCGCAGCTTGTAGATCCAGCGGTGAAGGTGGACAAGGTGGAGCATCAGGAGGATTTGGAGACGTTTGGTGTTACGGAGGAGTTGCgagagtttgttaaagatattACGATTAATACGTTTAAGGATTTTCCGATTCAAG ATGATTCCGAAGTGTCTGATATTCCCACGGTCTCAAATATTCGCCAGGATCTTACAAAATGGCAAGAAGTACATGCCAAGCTTGTTCTTTCTACTGTAAAG gaGATCTCAAAGTTAAGGTACGAGTTATGCCCGCGAGTGATGAAAGAAAGGATGTTCTggagaatatattttattcttgtcaACAATCATGTAGCTCC GTATGAAAAGCGATACAATGAAGATGCCAAGAGGATATCCGCAGAAAAAGTTAAAGATGACATAAAGATTTCTGAAGTTGGAACTGTTCCTAAACCAGAGAGTGGGGAAGCAATCCAGAAAAGTAAGAGTGTATCTTCAGCAGCCACTGAGCAGGACCTGGATGTATTTCTTCTAGGTGATCACGGTGACAGTGATGATGGTCAAG ATGACAAGGACGACGgatatgatgatgatgattttgacAAGCTATAA